The following proteins come from a genomic window of Chanos chanos chromosome 15, fChaCha1.1, whole genome shotgun sequence:
- the fam222ba gene encoding protein FAM222B: MLACLPGPGDLSLQLLSHTQMNTGLQKWDTTQRMRSAQYPSPAELDAYAKKVANNPLTIKIFPNSVKVPQRNHVRRTVNGLDTSGPRYSPYPPFQATAKAGLLAIVKVPIIKGIVKEFDGTRARLHPEVIMNAPSGPYAPVVASASTLNLHHHPAQGLPRPPQHQQQGLPPHPQALQPLQPGTLQQGVRQPPNMAHHAQGLARPQALSHPPPLGHPGPQPQPAVLLQQQHLSQAPPGLQAGGRKLPEVDAPPNVTVSTSTIPLSMAGGLHQGRQSDLSSIVHQINQFCQARAQSASATSMCEGQIANPSPISRNLLINASSRVSMNVGNPAASLPGLMHPSCGAIGPPDKAAVPAPPHSMGALNRMSMYHDDNMKQHQQNHQQQQQLQHQNQNHQQHIHHQNAQQQQQQHLRTWSQQQMAHLQHINDRSGHPCKHPSREPGFACKGMNYPQELCMGQPYSVKPPLDKPTPSPPVVNSNSGMPQASVAAHYANGQYFHQPPVWNSILPTPNSDSSGSQDLAGPFHGGSGAGSSAPQAVDCVPQGGTAHYRPAGAGSTSSSSGQTNLMQTADYMGGDFQTPCFRDQNLGLMGKMHRPPMGRPVPEAPGLLPGFR; this comes from the coding sequence ggGACACTACTCAGAGGATGAGATCCGCTCAGTATCCAAGCCCTGCAGAATTGGATGCTTATGCTAAGAAGGTTGCCAACAACCCCCTGACCATCAAAATTTTCCCCAACAGTGTCAAGGTCCCCCAGAGGAACCACGTTCGTCGCACCGTCAACGGCTTGGACACTTCGGGCCCTCGCTACAGCCCTTACCCTCCTTTCCAGGCCACCGCCAAGGCCGGCCTCCTCGCCATCGTCAAAGTGCCCATCATCAAGGGCATCGTCAAGGAGTTCGACGGCACCCGGGCCCGACTGCACCCGGAGGTCATCATGAATGCCCCCAGTGGTCCTTACGCCCCCGTCGTCGCCTCGGCCAGCACTTTAaacctccaccaccaccccgCACAGGGCCTTCCCAGACCCCCCCAACATCAACAGCAGGGTTTGCCCCCTCACCCACAGGCTCTCCAGCCTCTGCAGCCAGGGACACTTCAGCAGGGCGTGAGGCAGCCACCGAACATGGCCCACCACGCCCAGGGTCTGGCTCGACCTCAGGCTCTCTCCCACCCGCCTCCTTTGGGCCATCCTGGACCTCAGCCACAACCCGCCGTTCTTCTTCAGCAGCAGCACCTCTCGCAAGCTCCGCCGGGTCTGCAGGCCGGAGGCAGGAAGCTTCCGGAAGTGGACGCCCCGCCCAACGTGACCGTCTCTACCTCAACTATTCCGTTATCCATGGCCGGGGGCCTGCACCAGGGTCGGCAGTCGGACCTGAGCAGCATCGTTCACCAGATTAACCAGTTCTGCCAGGCGCGAGCCCAGAGCGCGAGCGCCACATCCATGTGCGAAGGTCAGATCGCCAACCCCAGCCCCATCAGCCGAAACCTTCTCATCAACGCCAGCTCCCGAGTCTCGATGAACGTGGGGAACCCCGCCGCGTCTCTGCCCGGGCTCATGCACCCCTCCTGCGGTGCCATCGGACCGCCCGACAAAGCCGCTGTCCCGGCACCCCCCCACAGCATGGGGGCCCTGAACCGCATGTCCATGTATCACGACGACAACATGAAGCAGCATCAACAgaaccaccaacaacaacaacaacttcagcATCAGAACCAGAACCACCAACagcacattcaccatcagaatgcacagcagcagcagcagcagcaccttAGGACCTGGAGCCAACAGCAAATGGCACATCTTCAACATATTAATGACAGGAGTGGCCACCCTTGCAAGCACCCTTCCCGGGAGCCCGGTTTTGCCTGCAAGGGTATGAACTATCCCCAGGAGCTGTGTATGGGCCAGCCGTATTCTGTCAAACCCCCCTTGGACAAGCCCACCCCCTCCCCGCCGGTCGTCAACAGCAACAGCGGAATGCCGCAGGCCTCCGTGGCGGCGCACTACGCCAACGGCCAGTACTTCCATCAGCCGCCCGTGTGGAACAGCATCTTGCCCACGCCCAACAGCGACAGCTCCGGGTCGCAGGATCTGGCCGGACCCTTTCACGGAGGCAGCGGCGCCGGCAGCTCCGCTCCCCAGGCTGTGGACTGCGTCCCGCAGGGAGGGACAGCCCATTACCGGCCAGCAGGAGCCGGAtccacctcttcctcctctgggcAGACTAATCTAATGCAAACGGCAGATTACATGGGAGGGGACTTCCAGACACCCTGTTTCCGAGATCAGAATCTGGGCTTGATGGGGAAGATGCACAGGCCCCCCATGGGGAGGCCAGTCCCAGAGGCCCCTGGTCTGCTCCCAGGGTTTAGATAA